One Aegilops tauschii subsp. strangulata cultivar AL8/78 chromosome 7, Aet v6.0, whole genome shotgun sequence genomic window carries:
- the LOC109766144 gene encoding sucrose:sucrose 1-fructosyltransferase: MESSRGILIPGTPPLPYAYEPLPSSSADANGQEDRRTSGGVRWRAWATVLAVVALVVPAAVFGASRVDRNAVVSSASATAVHGVSGAYSSHGGFPWSNAMLEWQRTGYHFQPEKNYQNDPNGPVYYKGWYHFFYQHNPGGTGWGNISWGHAVSRDMVHWRHLPLAMVPEHWYDIEGVLTGSITVLPDGRVILLYTGNTETFAQVTCLAEAADPSDPLLREWVKHPANPVVYPPPGIGMKDYRDPTTAWFDNSDNTWRIIIGSKNDTDHSGIVFTYKTKDFVSYELIPGYLYRGPAGTGMYECIDMFAVGGGRKASDMYNSTAKDVLYVLKESSDDDRRDYYALGRFDAAANTWTPIDTERELGVALRYDYGRYDASKSFYDPVKERRIVWGYVVETDSWSADAAKGWANLQSIPRTVELDEKTRTNLIQWPVEELDTLRINTTDLSGITVGAGSVVSLPLHQTSQLDIEASFRINASAIEALNEVDVSYNCTMTSGAATRGALGPFGILVLANAALTEQTAVYFYVSKGLDGVLRTHFCHDELRSTHATDVAKEVVGSTVPVLDGEDFSVRVLVDHSIVQSFVMGGRMTATSRAYPTEAIYAAAGVYLFNNATSATITAEKLIVHDMDSSYNRIFTDADLVVLD; this comes from the exons ATGGAGTCCTCACGCGGCATCCTCATCCCCGGCACGCCGCCGCTGCCCTACGCGTACGAGCCGCTGCCCTCCTCCTCCGCCGACGCCAACGGCCAGGAGGACCGGCGGACCAGCGGCGGCGTCAGGTGGCGCGCGTGGGCCACCGTGCTGGCTGTGGTGGCGCTCGTCGTCCCCGCCGCGGTCTTTGGGGCCAGCAGGGTCGACCGGAACGCGGTGGTCTCCTCCGCGTCGGCTACGGCGGTCCACGGCGTGTCTGGGGCATACTCCTCCCACGGCGGCTTCCCGTGGAGCAACGCCATGCTGGAGTGGCAGCGCACCGGCTACCATTTCCAGCCGGAGAAGAACTACCAGAACG ATCCCAACG GTCCGGTGTACTACAAAGGATGGTACCACTTCTTCTACCAGCACAACCCGGGAGGCACCGGGTGGGGCAACATCTCATGGGGCCATGCCGTGTCGCGGGACATGGTCCACTGGCGTCACCTACCGCTCGCCATGGTGCCCGAGCACTGGTACGACATCGAGGGCGTCCTCACCGGATCCATCACCGTGCTCCCCGACGGCAGGGTCATCCTGCTCTACACGGGGAACACCGAGACGTTTGCGCAGGTGACCTGCCTCGCGGAGGCCGCCGACCCAAGCGACCCCCTCCTCCGTGAGTGGGTCAAGCACCCCGCCAACCCCGTCGTGTACCCGCCCCCTGGCATCGGCATGAAGGACTACCGTGACCCAACCACGGCGTGGTTCGACAACTCCGACAACACGTGGCGCATCATCATTGGCTCCAAGAACGACACGGACCACTCCGGCATCGTCTTCACGTACAAGACCAAGGACTTCGTCAGCTACGAGTTGATACCGGGGTACTTGTACCGCGGGCCCGCCGGCACCGGCATGTACGAGTGCATCGACATGTTCGCCGTCGGCGGTGGCCGCAAGGCCAGCGACATGTACAATTCGACGGCCAAGGACGTGCTGTACGTGCTCAAGGAGAGCAGCGACGACGACCGGCGCGACTATTACGCGCTCGGGAGGTTCGACGCGGCGGCCAACACATGGACGCCGATCGACACCGAGCGGGAACTCGGCGTCGCGCTGCGGTACGACTATGGCAGGTACGACGCGTCCAAGTCCTTCTACGACCCCGTGAAGGAGCGGCGGATCGTCTGGGGGTACGTCGTCGAGACCGACTCCTGGAGTGCCGATGCGGCCAAGGGGTGGGCCAACCTTCAG TCGATTCCGAGAACGGTGGAGCTTGACGAGAAGACCCGGACAAACCTCATCCAATGGCCGGTGGAGGAGCTCGATACCCTCCGCATCAACACCACCGATCTCAGCGGTATCACTGTCGGTGCCGGATCCGTCGTCTCCCTCCCCCTCCACCAGACCTCCCAACTCGACATCGAGGCATCCTTCCGCATCAACGCctctgccatcgaggccctcaaTGAGGTTGATGTCAGCTACAACTGCACCATGACCAGCGGCGCCGCCACCCGCGGCGCGCTCGGCCCCTTCGGCATTCTCGTCCTCGCCAACGCCGCCCTGACAGAACAGACGGCGGTGTACTTTTATGTGTCCAAGGGCCTCGATGGCGTTCTTCGAACGCACTTCTGCCACGATGAGTTGCGGTCGACGCATGCCACTGATGTGGCGAAGGAGGTGGTGGGTAGCACGGTGCCGGTGCTCGACGGCGAGGATTTTTCCGTTAGGGTGCTCGTGGACCACTCCATCGTGCAGAGCTTCGTCATGGGCGGGAGGATGACGGCGACGTCGAGGGCGTACCCGACGGAGGCCATTTACGCGGCGGCGGGGGTCTACCTGTTCAACAATGCCACCAGCGCCACCATCACCGCTGAGAAGCTCATTGTGCACGACATGGATTCGTCGTACAACCGGATATTCACGGACGCCGACTTGGTAGTCCTCGATTAG